From a single Micromonospora pallida genomic region:
- a CDS encoding LuxR C-terminal-related transcriptional regulator, which yields MPEEYPTVPLLASRLVAPPPPEPVVLRPRLLRRLDTGTCGPVTLLRAPAGWGKTTLLAAWVRATEPASAWLSVEVGDTAERLWSYLAVALDAADLPADRSVERLAAALAARDQPVVLVLDDLHRVTDPAALAGLEFLLRHAGQRLRLVVAARTDPALPLHRWRLRGELTEIDADELAFTTDEVADLLTAHAVAVPPASVPTLRERTGGWPAGLCFAALAARSAADPAAVVTGFGGEQPDVAGYLRDEILTELPAADVDLLRQLAVAGTVCGDLAAALVGSAGGDGPLADLARSTGFLRPDGLRPGWYRCQPLLADLLRADLARLPDRQLPMLHSRAAGWYAGQGRPAEALRHALAAGDWDHATELVLVDWPELVPYDPEPAGPPPTVPPADRFDRDPELALALAVDRARAADRAAADHLRAALAAARDLPAPRRDRLRWLAAALDVALARLTGDPAGVRAAAARLRTLTGAPAGPADDPRSGAGDRADGHLVAGTADALADLAEGDLTGAGAAFDRLAAGARQAGRPRTELLCRSRAALAAAWHGRLREAERDARETLGGPATPTDRSHAYLALAVVALYRDQPGAAEADLALADGPGYDPTTAAVAAYCRAQLGSDPGTVRPTLARARNLLAGRPRARAVTDRLLAAEVDHCAARGDPGAARELLAAVDESTVGPELAVARARIELYAGDPAAAGRALPRWDAPDADRWPRPVRLDAALLDALLARHAGDPRRAGRTVERVLELAEADGHRRVLTRAVPGVRDLLAEHLDSGTAHWTLVADLLRDGGPTGEPARRGGAPERGLDEPLTERELTILRYLQSILSNVEIASELSLSVNTVKTHVRNIYRKLDATRRREAVRRARELHLI from the coding sequence ATGCCGGAGGAGTATCCGACCGTGCCGCTGCTGGCGTCCCGGCTGGTCGCGCCCCCGCCGCCGGAGCCGGTGGTGCTCCGCCCCCGGCTGCTGCGCCGGCTCGACACCGGCACGTGCGGGCCGGTCACCCTGCTCCGCGCGCCCGCCGGCTGGGGCAAGACCACGCTGCTCGCCGCCTGGGTTCGGGCCACCGAACCGGCGTCGGCCTGGCTCTCCGTCGAGGTGGGCGACACCGCCGAGCGGCTCTGGTCGTACCTCGCTGTCGCGCTGGACGCGGCGGATCTGCCGGCCGACCGGTCCGTCGAACGGCTCGCCGCCGCGCTCGCCGCGCGGGACCAGCCGGTCGTCCTCGTCCTCGACGACCTGCACCGGGTGACCGACCCGGCGGCGCTGGCCGGCCTGGAGTTCCTGCTCCGGCACGCCGGGCAGCGGCTACGGCTGGTGGTCGCGGCGCGCACCGATCCGGCGTTGCCGCTGCACCGGTGGCGGCTGCGCGGGGAACTGACCGAGATCGACGCCGACGAGCTGGCCTTCACCACCGACGAGGTGGCCGACCTGCTGACCGCGCACGCTGTCGCGGTGCCCCCGGCGTCCGTGCCGACGCTGCGGGAACGGACCGGTGGCTGGCCGGCCGGGCTGTGCTTCGCCGCGCTGGCCGCCCGCTCCGCCGCCGACCCGGCCGCCGTGGTCACCGGGTTCGGCGGGGAACAGCCGGACGTCGCCGGGTACCTGCGCGACGAGATCCTCACCGAGCTGCCCGCCGCCGACGTCGACCTGCTGCGCCAGCTCGCGGTGGCCGGGACGGTCTGCGGTGACCTGGCCGCCGCACTGGTCGGGTCGGCCGGCGGGGACGGGCCCCTCGCCGACCTCGCCCGGTCCACCGGATTTCTCCGGCCCGACGGGCTGCGCCCCGGCTGGTACCGCTGCCAACCGCTCCTGGCCGACCTGCTCCGCGCCGACCTGGCCCGGCTGCCCGACAGGCAGTTGCCGATGCTGCACTCCCGGGCCGCCGGCTGGTACGCCGGGCAGGGCCGGCCGGCGGAGGCGCTGCGGCACGCGCTCGCGGCCGGCGACTGGGACCACGCCACCGAACTGGTGCTCGTCGACTGGCCGGAGCTGGTCCCGTACGACCCGGAACCGGCCGGGCCGCCGCCCACCGTCCCGCCGGCCGACCGCTTCGACCGGGACCCGGAACTGGCCCTGGCCCTGGCCGTCGACCGCGCCCGAGCCGCCGATCGCGCCGCCGCCGACCACCTGCGCGCCGCGCTCGCCGCGGCCCGCGACCTTCCCGCGCCGCGCCGGGACCGCCTCCGGTGGTTGGCCGCCGCGCTGGACGTCGCGCTGGCCCGGCTGACCGGTGACCCCGCCGGGGTACGCGCCGCCGCCGCACGCCTCCGCACGCTCACCGGCGCGCCGGCCGGGCCCGCCGACGACCCCCGCTCCGGTGCCGGTGACCGGGCCGACGGCCACCTGGTCGCCGGCACCGCCGACGCGCTCGCCGACCTTGCCGAGGGGGACCTGACCGGGGCGGGGGCCGCCTTCGACCGGCTGGCCGCCGGGGCCCGGCAGGCGGGTCGACCCCGCACCGAGCTGCTCTGCCGCAGCCGGGCCGCGCTGGCCGCCGCCTGGCACGGCCGGCTCCGGGAGGCCGAGCGGGACGCCCGCGAGACGCTCGGCGGGCCGGCCACCCCGACCGACCGGAGCCACGCGTACCTGGCGCTGGCGGTGGTCGCGCTCTACCGCGACCAGCCCGGCGCGGCCGAGGCGGACCTGGCGCTGGCCGACGGACCCGGGTACGACCCGACGACGGCGGCGGTGGCCGCGTACTGCCGGGCGCAGCTCGGCAGCGACCCCGGTACCGTCCGGCCCACCCTGGCCCGGGCGCGGAACCTGCTCGCCGGCCGTCCCCGCGCCCGGGCGGTGACCGACCGGCTGCTCGCCGCCGAGGTCGACCACTGCGCGGCGCGCGGCGATCCGGGGGCGGCCCGGGAGCTGCTGGCCGCCGTCGACGAGTCGACCGTCGGCCCGGAGCTGGCCGTCGCGCGGGCCCGAATCGAGCTGTACGCCGGTGACCCGGCCGCCGCCGGCCGTGCCCTGCCCCGGTGGGACGCCCCGGACGCCGACCGGTGGCCCCGACCGGTACGCCTCGACGCCGCCCTGCTCGACGCCCTGCTCGCCCGGCACGCCGGGGACCCCCGCCGGGCCGGGCGGACGGTGGAACGGGTGCTGGAGCTGGCCGAGGCGGACGGACACCGGCGGGTACTCACCCGGGCCGTCCCCGGGGTCCGGGACCTGCTCGCCGAGCACCTCGACTCCGGCACCGCTCACTGGACGCTCGTCGCCGACCTGCTCCGCGACGGTGGCCCGACCGGTGAGCCGGCGCGGCGCGGTGGTGCGCCCGAGCGGGGACTGGACGAGCCGCTCACCGAACGGGAGCTGACCATCCTGCGTTATCTCCAGAGCATCCTGTCCAACGTGGAGATCGCCAGCGAGTTGTCCCTGTCGGTGAACACCGTCAAGACGCACGTCCGCAACATCTACCGCAAGCTCGACGCGACCCGGCGCCGTGAGGCGGTCCGCCGGGCCCGCGAACTCCACCTGATCTGA
- a CDS encoding STAS domain-containing protein, whose product MSLSIVKSVLPGGVMEIAPRGEIDVDTAYEVREAVVEVLAKGRPTRIELNMRLVTFIDSVGISAMVAGFQTAEVSGIKLVVTEPSRFVHRQLWVTGLLGLFGAPEPYYAGTAGTPEPEVLPGG is encoded by the coding sequence GTGAGCCTGTCGATTGTGAAGTCGGTCCTGCCCGGTGGCGTCATGGAGATAGCCCCCCGTGGTGAGATCGACGTCGACACCGCGTACGAGGTACGCGAAGCCGTTGTCGAGGTGCTCGCCAAGGGGCGCCCGACACGGATCGAGCTCAACATGAGGTTGGTTACCTTCATCGACTCGGTGGGCATCAGCGCGATGGTTGCCGGGTTCCAGACCGCCGAGGTCAGCGGGATCAAGCTGGTCGTCACCGAGCCCAGCCGGTTCGTGCACCGGCAGCTCTGGGTGACCGGCCTGCTCGGCCTCTTCGGTGCGCCCGAGCCGTACTACGCCGGTACGGCCGGCACGCCCGAACCCGAGGTGCTGCCCGGCGGCTGA
- a CDS encoding maleylpyruvate isomerase N-terminal domain-containing protein, whose protein sequence is MNQTRAAYLTAARSAVSLIAEPAVVRRWAEPSALDGLRVGGLAAHLGAQILRVPAVLDQPAPSGEPIGLLAHFGRVPWVKAEPDAEVNVVVRRIGAELAEAGPEPLLAQVTAVLAGLAPALADAPADRVVAVPPGGWGLTLDDYLVTRLLEIAVHSDDLAVSVGIDPPELPAEVNDPVFDLLTRLAVRRHGQPAVLRALARAERAPADITAI, encoded by the coding sequence ATGAATCAGACCAGGGCGGCATACCTGACCGCGGCGCGCTCGGCGGTGAGCCTGATCGCCGAGCCGGCGGTCGTGCGGCGCTGGGCCGAGCCGAGCGCGCTCGACGGGCTCCGGGTCGGTGGGCTCGCCGCCCACCTGGGCGCGCAGATCCTCCGGGTGCCGGCGGTGCTCGACCAGCCCGCGCCCTCTGGGGAGCCGATCGGCCTGCTGGCCCACTTCGGCCGGGTGCCGTGGGTCAAGGCCGAGCCGGACGCGGAGGTGAACGTCGTCGTCCGGCGGATCGGGGCGGAGTTGGCCGAGGCCGGGCCGGAGCCCCTGTTGGCGCAGGTCACGGCGGTACTGGCGGGGCTGGCCCCGGCCCTGGCCGACGCCCCGGCGGACCGGGTGGTGGCGGTGCCGCCGGGCGGGTGGGGGCTGACCCTCGACGACTACCTCGTCACCCGGCTGCTGGAGATCGCCGTGCACTCCGACGACCTGGCGGTCAGCGTCGGGATCGACCCGCCGGAGCTGCCCGCCGAGGTGAACGACCCGGTGTTCGACCTGCTCACCCGGCTCGCCGTCCGGCGACACGGCCAGCCGGCGGTGCTGCGGGCGCTGGCCCGGGCGGAACGGGCCCCGGCGGACATCACCGCCATCTGA
- a CDS encoding DsbA family protein encodes MTTSLQVTDARLRVPVTEADHVRGPADAPVTLVEYADFQCRHCGAAYRNLRDVLRQRDGLVRLVYRHFPIANIHPYAESAAEVAEAVGQRDRFWEMHDWLYEHQDQLDPVHLTVGVEQLGFPADDEVSAEAQHRRHADRVRRDFVGGIRSGVTGVPTMFVNDVCHEGGYAVADLLAAVDQAAGD; translated from the coding sequence ATGACCACGTCGCTCCAGGTCACCGACGCCCGCCTGCGGGTGCCGGTCACCGAGGCCGACCACGTACGGGGGCCGGCGGACGCGCCGGTGACCCTCGTCGAGTACGCCGACTTCCAGTGCCGCCACTGCGGCGCGGCGTACCGGAACCTGCGGGACGTGCTGCGCCAGCGGGACGGCCTGGTCCGGCTGGTCTACCGGCACTTCCCCATCGCCAACATCCACCCGTACGCGGAGAGCGCCGCCGAGGTCGCCGAGGCGGTCGGCCAACGCGACCGGTTCTGGGAGATGCACGACTGGTTGTACGAGCACCAGGACCAGCTCGACCCGGTGCACCTGACGGTCGGGGTGGAGCAGCTCGGTTTCCCGGCGGACGACGAGGTCAGCGCCGAGGCCCAGCACCGGCGGCACGCCGACCGGGTCCGGCGGGACTTCGTCGGCGGCATCCGCAGCGGGGTGACCGGCGTGCCGACGATGTTCGTCAACGACGTCTGCCACGAGGGCGGGTACGCCGTCGCGGACCTGCTCGCCGCCGTCGACCAGGCGGCCGGCGACTGA
- a CDS encoding coiled-coil domain-containing protein: MPVVAPVRRTAARMAALIAATLALGVAGAPITVVPATAAPPLTARAPGDDPEGGTPALRAQLEAASKGWLDAKDALAKSTARQKKINEQLTTIEKELAVRDQKVGVIAGLAYRSGRLGPASALLTSDSPQNFMDRAAALDAVAANEDRELRGLLTTREQANQTKTALTREITEQRKQVAVMEKRKQQAERALSVANSSSSSGGSSGGTTRSATAKPAPRNADGSWPPESCSVNDPTPADGCITPRTLHALNQAKAAGFTRYVSCYRPGGSGEHPKGRACDFAAQKNGFGGDATGGDRTYGNNLAAYFINNADRLGVLYVIWYRQIWLPSSGWKSYSGAGGDPSSDHTNHVHLSVY; the protein is encoded by the coding sequence ATGCCAGTAGTGGCACCCGTACGACGTACCGCCGCCCGGATGGCGGCACTGATCGCCGCGACACTCGCCCTCGGCGTCGCGGGCGCGCCGATCACCGTGGTTCCCGCCACGGCGGCCCCGCCGCTGACCGCCCGGGCCCCCGGTGACGATCCCGAGGGCGGCACCCCGGCACTGCGCGCCCAACTGGAGGCGGCCAGCAAGGGGTGGCTCGACGCCAAGGACGCGCTCGCGAAGTCGACCGCCCGGCAGAAGAAGATCAACGAACAGCTCACCACCATCGAGAAGGAACTGGCCGTCCGGGACCAGAAGGTCGGCGTGATCGCCGGCCTCGCGTACCGGAGCGGTCGACTCGGACCGGCCTCGGCGCTGCTGACCAGCGACTCGCCGCAGAACTTCATGGACCGGGCCGCCGCGCTGGACGCGGTCGCCGCCAACGAGGACCGCGAACTACGCGGCCTGCTGACCACCCGGGAGCAGGCCAACCAGACCAAGACCGCGCTGACCCGGGAGATCACCGAGCAGCGCAAGCAGGTCGCGGTGATGGAGAAGCGCAAGCAGCAGGCCGAGCGGGCGCTCTCCGTCGCCAACTCCAGCTCCAGTTCGGGCGGGAGTAGCGGCGGTACGACCCGGTCCGCCACGGCGAAGCCGGCACCGCGCAACGCCGACGGTTCCTGGCCGCCCGAGTCGTGCAGCGTCAACGACCCGACGCCCGCCGACGGCTGCATCACCCCGCGTACGCTGCACGCGCTCAACCAGGCCAAGGCGGCCGGCTTCACCCGGTATGTCTCCTGCTACCGCCCCGGCGGTTCGGGCGAGCATCCCAAGGGCCGGGCCTGCGACTTCGCCGCCCAGAAGAACGGCTTCGGCGGCGACGCCACCGGCGGTGACCGGACCTACGGCAACAACCTGGCGGCGTACTTCATCAACAACGCCGACCGCCTCGGCGTGCTCTACGTGATCTGGTACCGCCAGATCTGGCTGCCGAGCAGCGGGTGGAAGTCGTACAGCGGGGCGGGCGGCGACCCGTCCAGCGATCACACCAACCACGTCCACCTGTCGGTCTACTGA
- a CDS encoding BON domain-containing protein: MGSATIIRTDQDIQADVLDELTWEPRVQPHEIGVTVTEGVVTLSGWVDGYAKKWAAERAAHRVARVRAVANDLAVRLPSSAQRTDQEVATATVRALEWDAFVPLEEVDVTVAEGWVTLRGQVEWEYQRRAAERAVGRLTGVRGVSNGIAVRPRATAPGPEIATGIRRALERGVATDTARISVGLSGHTVVLDGVVRSTEQRAAAERTAWSAPGVTEVRNRLVVGTTPPG, from the coding sequence ATGGGCAGCGCCACGATCATCCGTACCGACCAGGACATCCAGGCCGACGTGCTGGACGAGCTGACCTGGGAACCCCGGGTGCAGCCGCACGAGATCGGCGTGACCGTCACCGAGGGCGTGGTCACCCTGAGCGGCTGGGTGGACGGCTACGCCAAGAAATGGGCCGCCGAACGGGCCGCCCACCGCGTCGCCCGGGTCCGGGCGGTCGCCAACGACCTGGCGGTACGGCTGCCCAGCTCCGCCCAGCGCACCGACCAGGAGGTCGCCACCGCCACCGTCCGGGCCCTGGAATGGGACGCCTTCGTGCCGCTGGAGGAGGTCGACGTGACCGTCGCCGAGGGCTGGGTGACGCTGCGCGGTCAGGTCGAGTGGGAGTATCAGCGACGGGCCGCCGAGCGGGCGGTGGGTCGGCTCACCGGCGTACGTGGGGTCAGCAACGGCATCGCCGTCCGCCCCCGCGCCACCGCCCCGGGCCCGGAGATCGCCACCGGCATCCGCCGCGCGCTGGAGCGCGGCGTCGCCACCGACACCGCCCGGATCTCCGTCGGCCTGTCCGGCCACACGGTCGTCCTGGACGGGGTGGTCCGCTCCACCGAGCAGCGGGCGGCGGCGGAGCGGACCGCCTGGTCCGCGCCGGGCGTGACCGAGGTGCGGAACCGGCTCGTGGTGGGGACCACCCCGCCCGGGTGA